The Spirochaetaceae bacterium sequence GTTGTTCCGAGCTGGTAAGTTGGTATCTGGCATAAAGCCAGCGAACAATCCAACCTAATATAAAGCTAAGGGGTATTAAAACATACAATAGTTGTTGCATTTTCCCCAACCTTTTTATTTTTGTGTCGCCATTAATTTATAGCATTAGCTTAGTTTTGTCAACCGACAAAACTAAGGAACAAGGAACATGGAATAGCGGTAAAAATTAAAATTTCTTTAAAATAGATAGTATTAATTAATTTTTTGTTCTTTGTTCCTTAGTTCTTAATTATAAGCTGCTAAAAATACCAAATAAACCCACATAGGCCCCTAAACTGCTGCCTAAGCTCACTAATATTAAAATTAAGAGTATGCGGGTAATTCGGTTTTTATAGATATTTTTAATGCTATTAAGGCTATCGGCTAGTCCTTCCATATCGGCAACGGTGGGCCGCTTTAAAAAGGCTTCAAACAAAGCTACCACCATACCGGCGCCAATTAAGGGGATAAAGGTGGTAAAAGGCGCTACTAAAAAGGCAATAACTATGCTTAACGGGTGGGCTAGGGCTAATAAAGCGCCAACGGCGGCCGGTATGCCGTTGGCCAGTATCCATGTAAGGGAGAGGTTGGCGGCTTCGCCGGCGCCGCCTCTAAAAAAGGCTATGCTTAGGCCGGCAATAACGGCGGTAGGCACAAGTAAATTTAAGGCTTTACTGTACCACTTACTTTTAGGGATAATATTAAGTTCGTCCTGATTAACGCTGATGCTTCCCTCATCGAGCTGTTTTAAAATTTTTTCCACCCCCGGCAAATGGCCGGCTCCTAGTACGGCTAGCCGCCGTCCTTTTGCTTGGTAGATAGCTTTAGCCAAATAAGCATCACGTTCATCGATGAGCACCTCTTTAATAGTAGGGGCTTCTTTGGCTAGGTCGTTCATCATGGCGGTAAGGTTGTCTTCATCTTTAAGCTTTTCAATGGCTTCTTTGCCGGTCTCTTCTTTTATTTCTTTCTCAAAACCACTGGCCAGCAGGGTGGCTAATAAATTCATCTTGCTCCATAAGCTACTTTTAGCCCAAGCCCTCTTTAGGGTAATACTTACATCGCGGTCGCACAAGGCTATTTGCAAATTTTGACTGCGCGCTAACTGAACGGCTTTAAGCATTTCTTCGCCGGGTTTACTGCCGGTAACGGCCCCTATTTTGCGCTGATAACCCGACAGCGCCAAGTTGGCCAAAAGCAAAAAGCCCTGCCGCTTTTTGAGTACGGCTACAATATCTAATTTACGCCAGCTTTCACTGTCGTCAAGGTTGGCAAGACGGCGTTCATCTAGCTCTATACAAACGGTTTCGGGCTTAAAGTTGTTAATGGCTTCTTCTACCTCGCGCACACTTTGCTCCGAAACATGAGCGGTGCCGATTAAATTTATTTCATCGCCATTTTTTAGTTTAATTAGGGTAGTCATCGTTGTTCCTTTAGTTAGGGTATTATTTAATTTTTATTTTTTTAAGCAAATTATTACTCTATAGGGCCGGCAGCAAAAATAACTAAGCCGTATTCCGGCCTATCGGTGTAATTAATGTAGCCGTTCATAAAGTGCCATAAGTAGGTATTGCTGGTATCTTCATCAAAGATAGGGCGGCCAAACTCGGCGGCAAGGCTGCTTAAAAAAGCACGTTTTTGCTGGTGCTCTATATTAAAAATAACTTGCTCTAGGCTGTTATTATTAAAGAAAAAAGCCGGCTCAATGTTAAAGTTTAAATAACTGCCCAGCCAAAAACGCATACGCATACCACCACCTAAGTCTTCGTGCTCGCTGCCGCGCGGGTCGTGCACAAAACCGGCAGCTAAAAGCAGCTCTTCGGTTTGTTCTATTGT is a genomic window containing:
- a CDS encoding TraB/GumN family protein, whose amino-acid sequence is MTTLIKLKNGDEINLIGTAHVSEQSVREVEEAINNFKPETVCIELDERRLANLDDSESWRKLDIVAVLKKRQGFLLLANLALSGYQRKIGAVTGSKPGEEMLKAVQLARSQNLQIALCDRDVSITLKRAWAKSSLWSKMNLLATLLASGFEKEIKEETGKEAIEKLKDEDNLTAMMNDLAKEAPTIKEVLIDERDAYLAKAIYQAKGRRLAVLGAGHLPGVEKILKQLDEGSISVNQDELNIIPKSKWYSKALNLLVPTAVIAGLSIAFFRGGAGEAANLSLTWILANGIPAAVGALLALAHPLSIVIAFLVAPFTTFIPLIGAGMVVALFEAFLKRPTVADMEGLADSLNSIKNIYKNRITRILLILILVSLGSSLGAYVGLFGIFSSL